Below is a window of Mucilaginibacter sp. PAMC 26640 DNA.
ATCCGCCGATAGCAACGTATAATCCACATCAGATCCCAGCACATTCTTAAAGCCCTTAACCACGTTAATCCCTATAGTTGGGTATTTAGAGGGTACGTATCGCCTGCCGGTAGGATAGGTCTCGTATTTGTCGCTAAAATCATATGAAGTGCGCAAGCTTACTTTGAACGACTGATTCTGCGCAAATAGCGGTACATCCTCAACCGGGTTCAGCGGATTGTTGGAGGTGAACTCGCGATCTTTCGGATGGAAAAGACTATAGTCGGCTGTGTTAGGCAACCACTTCCGGTCGGCCCATTCTACTGATCCGCTGGCCAGCCAGCCGCCGATGATACGCGTTGATAGACCGGCAGTAATAAATTGCTTTTGGTATAGCTTCTGATAATTCTGCCTGTTGAGCAAGCTGTAGGTCGTATTCATAAAACGCGTAACAGGCTGCAGGTTGTTCAGGTCATCTATGATGGAGCCTCCACCAATGTTGAAGGTAAGGGGTCCGTTTGACAAAGTTACCCCTCCGCTTCCGGTAAAGATGCGGTTGGAAAATCCGTACCCCGCCCTGCCATATACCGAAACGTATTTGGTAGACAATAAACGGTTTACGCTATCCAGCCCTTTGGTATAGGAAACACCATAATCAAGCGCCAGGCCCTGAACGGTGTTATAATACACAGAACTCAATACTGACCCGAAATTATAATACTCGTGTTTGTAACGGTTACGGTGCTGGTAACCACTCAGAAATAGTTTGCCAACGCTCACTTTGTTGTTCTCTTTATCCAGTGAATCCAGGTAGGTTTTTGATTCGCGCTTGGCGGCTAATACTGCCTTTTTGGTATAATCCGTTTTCTCTTCCAGGGTCAGCGGAATAGGGCGTTCCTGGTTCCAGTAAGCAGAGTCCTTTTTGTTTACACCTTTGGTGATGCGCAGCACTTCGGCAAATTGTTTCTTATCCAGTTTCGGATCGATGTCGTAATCTTTATAGATCGATATAAAATATCCGCCAATGCGGAACCCAAATATACCGCCGGTAAACTCAAATTTGATGGAAGCCGGCATCCAAACCTTATCCGTTACCGGCACAAACTCCTGGTTCACTTTTAGTGTGTCCACGAAGTTGATGTTGGCCTTTTTAGTGATGGACAGCGCAAGGCTTTGCAGTCGCCAGGTATCCTCTACAATATAGATGTAACCGCTAAAGCATGGGTCATAGTCACGGCGCGGAGTAACCAGGATCTTATTGATGGTTTCACCGTTCTCGATTGACGCACCCATCAACTTAAATTTATAATAGAAAAGGGCATTATCGGCAATGGGTGACACTAGCGGGCGGTTACTCAGGCCATCCCAGATTTGGGTATTCTCGTAAAAGTTAACTCTCAGGTCTGATGCGCGGTTAAAGCTGAAAGCCCGGTTGCTGCCCGATACCTTAGAAGAAATGATTTCCTCGTGTAGGTTATCCGGCCGCATAAAGCTGAGTTTGGATTGCGACTCTGACAGGTAGACGATCCCCCGGCGGTTACTGTCGAGGCCGGCCTCGCGGGTGGCCTTTTGCACATCAAAGCCCAGGAATTTCTTAGGGGCCGCCAGCAGCTTTTGCAGGCCTTTAATATATACCTCGCAGGTGTAGGCATTCACCTCGTTAAGGTAGCCCTTACGTTTTTTGATGGCTTTACGAATGATGGTGTAAGCAGGGTCTTCCCCGCCTACACGTACGGTAACGCCCTGCAGCTGATAGTCTTCATTATTCAGGGTTACGTCAACGGTCTGGTTGGTTTTTAAATCTATGGTGCGGCTCTGCTGACTGTAGCCAAGTGCTTTGTACTGTACATTGTAAGTTCCGGGCTTCAGGTTGATACTGTACTCGCCCTCGCTGTTGGCAGATGTGCCCTTGGTAGTATTCTTTACATATACGGTTGCAAAGGGAATTGCCTTACCGTCACCGGCAGTTATCTTTCCGCTGATAACGGTTTGCTGCGCGAAAGATGGGAAGGAAAACAGGATTATAAATGCAAGCAATAAGGTTGACTTCATATGGCAGGTTAAGTAAGCACTAAGATGATGCTTATAAATCAAAAATTTTAGACGCACTTTGTTAAATATTGTTAACGGGAAAAGACCTTTTATTTATGGGGGAATTGTGCGTGGCTAGTCCATAATAATTGCACCTAACGAATACAGTCCGCCGCTCGTTCTGGAGAGTTTCCAGCAAACAATTTGAAGTAACAAGGCTGCCTGATTATCAGCTTATATGCCGCTGAATCTGTTCGCGTTCGCGCTGTTTTCAATTGCGAGCAGGCCCGAACAGACCCGAACATACCCGAACACAGGCAATTTATTATCCCCGCTTAATAGCATCAAACCAAAAAGGCGTCCCGTTAGGACGCCTCTTGCGTAGAAACCCAATAATTAAACATTCTCGTTCAATCGGAACGTTTGATGACGACTGGCCTTAAGGCTATTGTAATATTGTTTCGATCTTTGCCAGTTCTTCGCTGCTGAATTCGACATGATCCAGCGCTTTTAGCGAATCAGCCAGTTGTTCCGGTTTACTGGCGCCTATCAATACCGATGTAACGCGGGGGTCTTTCAGCAACCAGGCCAGAGCCATTTGTGCCAGCGTTTGATTGCGCTGCAGGGCCAGTTCGTTTAAACTTTTGATTTTATCAATCACCTCATCGGTCACCTGACTGGTTTGTAAAAAGCCAGTGGATTTTGCCGCACGCGAATCTTCTGGGATGCCATGCAGGTATTTATTAGTAAGCAGGCCTTGGGCCAATGGTGAAAAAGGGATACAGCCCACGCCGTCTTTTTCCAGTACATCCAGCAAACCCGCTTCGGCGTCGCGTACAAACATGCTGTATTTGGGCTGATGGATTAAGCACGGCGTACCCAGATCTTTCAGGATCTGAATGGCTTTGTCGGCTTCTTCTGCACTGTAGTTGGAGATGCCGGCATATAGCGCTTTACCCTGGCGAACAATCAGATCAAGCGCTCCCATAGTTTCTTCAAGCGGTGTATCCGGGTCCGGGCGATGATGGTAAAAAATGTCAACATAATCCAATCCCATGCGTTTCAGGCTTTGATCCAGACTGGATACCAGGTATTTTTTTGATCCCCATTCGCCATACGGTCCTTCCCACATGTGGTAGCCTGCTTTGGTAGAGATGATCATCTCATCGCGGTAACCTGCGAAGTCTTCCTTTAGGATCTTGCCAAAATTGGTTTCGGCAGAGCCCGGAGGCGGACCGTAATTGTTTGCCAGGTCGAAATGGGTAATGCCGCTATCAAAAGCCAGGTGCAGGATCTTGCGGAAATTCTCCATCACATCCACATGGCCGAAGTTGTGCCACAGGCCAAGGGAAATTTCAGGCAGCTTTATGCCGCTTTTACCGCAGCGGCGGTATTGCATTTTATCGTATCGGTTAGCAGCGGGTTGGTAGGTCATATTGGTTGGTTTTGCAGGCTAAATTAAGATATTTTGTCTGAACTCGAATTATAGCAATTTTTGAATGGGTAGAATCATCAAAGCCATGTTAACGACCAAGCACGTGGGGTGCTGAAACAAGTTCAGCCCCCCGGCCCCGGCCGTCGTGCCGAATTTATTTCGGCATCCCACAGGACAGGTAACCGCCATGAAAACGACCAACCCCAGCCGTCGTGCCGAATTTATTTCGGGATCCCACAGGACAGGTAACCGCCATGAAGTTCACCGAGCACGTGGGGTGCTGAAACAAGTTCAGCCCCCCGACCCCAGCCGTCATGCCGAATTTATTTCGGCATCCCACAGGACAGGTGGCCGCCATGAAAACGACCAACCCCAGCCGTCGTGCCGAATTTATTTCGGCATCCCACGGGACAGGTGGCCGCCATAGAGTTCACCAAGCATGTGGGGTGCTTAAACAAGGTCAGCCCCCCGACCCCGCCGTCGTGCCGAATTTATTTCGGCATCCCACAGGACAGGTAACCGCCATGAAAACGACCAACCCCCGCCGTTATGCCGAATTTATTTCGGCATCCCACAGGACAGGTGGCCGCCATAAAGTTCACCAAGCATGTGGGGTGCTGAAACAAGTTCAGCATGACGATGTGAGGCCTTGCAATTGTCCTATTCACCCCCCCGCCGTCATGCCCGCCATAAAGTTCACCAAGCATGTGGGGTGCTGAAACAAGTTCAGCATGACGATGTGAGGCCTTGCAATTGTCCTATTCACCCCCCCGCCGTCATGCCCGCCATAAAGTTCACCGAGCATGTGGGGTGCTGAAACAAGTTCAGCATGACGACGTGAGAATTAGCAATTATCCAGTTCACCCCCAGCCGTCGTGCCGAATTTATTTCGGCACCCCACGGGACAGGTAACCGCCATAAAGTTCACCGAGCACGTGGGGTGCTGAAACAAGTTCAGCAGGACGACGTGAGAATTAGCAATTATCCAGTTCACCCCCAGCCGTCGTGCCGAATTTATATCGGCATCCCACGGGACAGGTGGTCGCCATAGAGTTCACCAAGCATGTGGGGTGCTGAAACAAATTCAGCATGACGACGTGAGAATTAGCAATTATCCAGTTCACCCCCAGCCGTCGTGCCGAATTTATTTCGGCATCCCACGGGACAGGTGGCCGCCATAGAGTTCACCAAGCATGTGGGGTGCTGAAACAAGTTCAGCATGACGACGTGAGAATTAGCAATTATCCTATTCAACCCCCGCCGTTATGCCCGCCATAAAGTCCACCAAGCATGTGGGGTGCTGAAACAAGTTCAGCATGACAACGTGAGAATTAGCAATTATCCTATTCAACCCCCGCCGTTATGCCCGCCATAAAGTTCACCAAGCATGTGGGGTGCTGAACAAGTTCAGCATGACGACGTGAGAATTAGCAATTGTCCTATTCACCCCCGCCGTCATGCCCGCCATAAAGTTCACCGAGCACGTGGGGTGCTGAAACAAGTTCAGCATGACGACGTAAGACCTTGCAATTTTCCTATTCAACCCCCGCCGTTATGCCCGCCATAAAGTTCACCAAGCATGTGGGGTGCTGAAACAAGTTCAGCATGACGACGTAAGGCCTTGCAATTGTCCTATTCACCCCCGCCGTCATGCCCGCCATAAAGTTCACCGAGCACGTGGGGTGCTGAAACAAGTTCAGCATGACGACGTGAGAATTAGCAATTATCCTATTCAACCCCCGTCGTCATGCCCGCCATAAAGTTCACCAAGCATGTGAGGTGCTGAAACAAGTTCAGCATGACGACGTAAGGCCTTGCAAGTCCTATTCACCCCCCGCCGTCATGCCCGCCATAAAGTTCACCGAGCATGTGGGGTGCTGAAACAAGGTCAGCAGGACGACGTGAGAATTAGCAATTATCCAGTTCACCCCCAGCCGTCGTGCCGAGTTTATTTCGGCATCCCACGGGACAGGTGGCCGCCATAGAGTTCACCAAGCATGTGGGGTGCTGAAACAAATTCAGCAGGACGAGGTGAGCATTATATTTTTACTCGGGACTCACCTCAGCCACTACAAAAGTGCTGCCACCTACAAACACAAGGTCTTTATTTGCCGCGGCGCTTTGTGCGGCGCTTAGCGCATCTTTAACCGATGGGTAGGTTTGGCCCTGTAATCCGGCATTTGCTGCTTGTGCCTTTAGGTTTTGCGCATCCAAGCCGCGGGGGATATCGGGTTTGCAAAAATAATAGGTGGCATTTTTTGGCAGCATGTTAAGCACTTTACCCAGGTCTTTATCGTTCACCATGCCGATGACGAAGTGAAGTTTATTGTAGGGAACAGCTGCGATATTTTTTAATACCTCCCGGATACCCTCCGGATTATGGCCGGTATCGCAAATAGTTAATGGCAAAGTTTTGAGTACTTCCCATCGCCCGTGCAGGCCGGTAAGGGTTTTAACTTGCTTTAACGCTGTTGTAATATGATCATTGCTGATCGTAAACCCTTGCTCGCGCAGTTCGTCAACCGCTGATAAAACAGTTTTTAGATTTTTGACCTGGTAAGTTCCGGGCAGATCAAGCTGCAGGTTCAGCACTGGGTCGTCCGAAAAAGCAAAGGTAGGCAGCACCTGTTTTTGAATCTCTACCGAAAGAGTTTCTGTGTCACTATCTTGCGCTAAAACCTCCCATTCTTCAGATGCAAATTCGATGTGTGCATCAAGTTGTTCGGCCCTGCGAAGAAAAACATCAGCTATCTCCGGTTGATATTCGCCAATGACGACCGGGATATTCTCCTTAATGATCCCCGCCTTTTCGCCGGCGATCAACTGCAGTGTGTCGCCCAACATATTCATGTGGTCCCAGCCGATATTGGTGATTATGGATAGGAGCGGGGTAATGATGTTGGTAGAGTCGAGCCGCCCGCCCAGGCCCACTTCAACAACAGCGACATCAACTTTTTCTTTAGCGAAAATATCAAACGCGAGTGCTACGGTCATCTCAAAAAATGAGGGCTGGATCTCCTCAAAATCTTGCCCGTGGTTTGCTACAAAGTCAACAACCGTTTCCTCGCTGATCATCTGCCCGTTGATCCGGA
It encodes the following:
- a CDS encoding L-glyceraldehyde 3-phosphate reductase gives rise to the protein MTYQPAANRYDKMQYRRCGKSGIKLPEISLGLWHNFGHVDVMENFRKILHLAFDSGITHFDLANNYGPPPGSAETNFGKILKEDFAGYRDEMIISTKAGYHMWEGPYGEWGSKKYLVSSLDQSLKRMGLDYVDIFYHHRPDPDTPLEETMGALDLIVRQGKALYAGISNYSAEEADKAIQILKDLGTPCLIHQPKYSMFVRDAEAGLLDVLEKDGVGCIPFSPLAQGLLTNKYLHGIPEDSRAAKSTGFLQTSQVTDEVIDKIKSLNELALQRNQTLAQMALAWLLKDPRVTSVLIGASKPEQLADSLKALDHVEFSSEELAKIETILQ
- a CDS encoding dihydrofolate synthase, encoding MDYNATLDYLYTQLPMFTRVGASAFKKDLTNTLALCEKLDNPQHKFKSIHVAGTNGKGSTSHMLAAILQVAGYKTGLYTSPHLKDFRERIRINGQMISEETVVDFVANHGQDFEEIQPSFFEMTVALAFDIFAKEKVDVAVVEVGLGGRLDSTNIITPLLSIITNIGWDHMNMLGDTLQLIAGEKAGIIKENIPVVIGEYQPEIADVFLRRAEQLDAHIEFASEEWEVLAQDSDTETLSVEIQKQVLPTFAFSDDPVLNLQLDLPGTYQVKNLKTVLSAVDELREQGFTISNDHITTALKQVKTLTGLHGRWEVLKTLPLTICDTGHNPEGIREVLKNIAAVPYNKLHFVIGMVNDKDLGKVLNMLPKNATYYFCKPDIPRGLDAQNLKAQAANAGLQGQTYPSVKDALSAAQSAAANKDLVFVGGSTFVVAEVSPE